A region from the Campylobacter magnus genome encodes:
- a CDS encoding proline--tRNA ligase — MKFSKMFIPTLKDAPKDAVLPSHALLIRAGFISQLGTGLYDFLPLGLKMLEKISAVVREEMNKAGANEVRFSYMTPSEFWRESGRWNKFGKELLRLNDRKNGEFVLSPTNEESVVNMVRGRITSYKQLPLNLYQINLKFRDEARPRFGLMRGREFVMKDAYSFHSSEDDLRREFENMHATYERIFTRLGLDFRAVSADSGAIGGSGSKEFMVLAPNGEDDILLSSSYAANVEAAIRKPRTSSSERPEANATSKFHTPNITSIEQLAKFFHVDPFYLVKAVIKKGLFDDGKGGVSEKIVVFFVRGDDELQEAKAQNASKALELMDASEAEIAAAHLVAGFCGPKGLPNAVEFYIDNELRDEEQMIIGANEKDYHIIGFKMTGFNDSRWADLVAVKEGDLDLNGEPLVMKKGIEVGHIFMLGTRYSEAMNATYLDENGKTQPFIMGCYGIGISRLIAVMVEASNDERGIIWDKKCAPFSVHIIVPDIKNCAALEFALSLESELETQGIEVLLDDRAGARYGEKIADFELIGVPFGVVIGKDYANSGEVELITRKGLIKEKISAELVKNKLLELLKDER; from the coding sequence ATGAAATTTTCTAAAATGTTTATACCAACTCTAAAAGACGCCCCAAAAGATGCGGTTTTGCCTAGCCATGCGCTTTTAATAAGGGCAGGCTTTATCAGCCAGCTTGGCACTGGGCTTTATGACTTTTTGCCACTGGGTCTTAAAATGCTTGAAAAAATCAGCGCAGTTGTAAGAGAAGAGATGAATAAAGCCGGCGCAAATGAAGTGCGTTTTAGCTACATGACGCCTAGCGAGTTTTGGCGTGAAAGTGGGCGTTGGAATAAATTTGGCAAAGAGCTTTTGCGCCTTAATGACCGCAAAAATGGCGAGTTTGTCCTAAGCCCAACAAATGAAGAAAGCGTGGTAAATATGGTGCGTGGGCGAATTACTAGCTACAAGCAACTCCCGCTAAATCTATATCAAATAAATCTAAAATTCCGTGATGAGGCGCGTCCTCGCTTTGGGCTTATGAGAGGGCGTGAGTTTGTGATGAAAGATGCTTATAGCTTTCATAGTAGCGAAGATGATTTGCGCAGAGAGTTTGAGAATATGCACGCTACTTATGAGCGTATTTTTACTAGGCTGGGGCTTGATTTTAGAGCAGTTAGCGCAGATAGTGGCGCAATAGGCGGCTCTGGCTCAAAAGAGTTTATGGTGCTAGCGCCAAATGGCGAAGATGATATCTTGCTAAGTAGCAGCTACGCAGCAAATGTAGAAGCAGCCATCCGCAAGCCTCGCACAAGCAGCAGCGAGCGCCCAGAGGCAAACGCTACAAGCAAGTTTCATACGCCAAATATCACTAGCATTGAGCAGTTAGCAAAGTTTTTTCATGTAGATCCATTTTACCTTGTAAAAGCTGTGATAAAAAAAGGGCTTTTTGATGATGGCAAAGGCGGAGTTAGCGAAAAAATCGTGGTATTTTTCGTGCGCGGGGATGATGAGCTTCAAGAGGCAAAAGCGCAAAATGCTAGTAAGGCCTTGGAGCTAATGGATGCTAGCGAGGCTGAAATAGCAGCTGCCCATCTAGTAGCTGGCTTTTGTGGGCCAAAGGGACTGCCTAATGCAGTGGAGTTCTACATTGATAATGAGCTAAGGGATGAAGAGCAGATGATAATCGGCGCAAATGAAAAAGACTATCACATAATCGGCTTTAAAATGACTGGCTTTAATGATAGTAGGTGGGCTGATCTAGTGGCGGTAAAAGAGGGCGATTTGGACTTAAATGGCGAGCCACTAGTGATGAAAAAGGGCATTGAAGTAGGTCATATTTTCATGCTTGGCACTAGATATAGCGAGGCGATGAATGCGACTTATTTGGATGAAAACGGCAAGACTCAGCCCTTTATCATGGGCTGCTATGGCATAGGTATCTCACGGCTTATTGCTGTCATGGTAGAGGCTAGTAATGACGAGCGTGGCATAATCTGGGATAAAAAATGCGCTCCATTTAGCGTCCATATCATCGTGCCTGATATCAAAAACTGCGCTGCTTTGGAATTTGCTCTTAGCTTGGAGAGCGAGCTTGAGACACAGGGCATTGAAGTACTACTTGATGATAGAGCAGGGGCAAGGTATGGTGAGAAAATCGCTGATTTCGAGCTTATTGGCGTGCCTTTTGGCGTGGTTATCGGCAAAGACTACGCAAATAGCGGCGAAGTGGAGCTAATCACAAGAAAAGGGCTAATCAAAGAAAAAATCAGTGCAGAGCTAGTTAAGAACAAGCTTTTAGAGCTTTTAAAGGATGAAAGATGA
- the hemC gene encoding hydroxymethylbilane synthase, protein MKIRIASRKSALAMWQSEHIKKRLEAAGHECEIIKMSTKGDVILDTPLAKIGGKGLFTKELENTLLEGRADVAVHSLKDVPTRFEAGLELACVCSRENTDDCLLSMNYTSLEGLRLGARVGTTSLRRRMQILARRPDLKVISLRGNVNSRISKLKNGVFDAIILAQAGITRLGLENLVNHISPLGSVPAMGQGALGIEIASQNSAVKEAIAFLNDEKSVIETSIERAFVDTLNGGCQAPIGISAVLSGDKVRVKAILGLVDGSEILSAEREFCAKLGSEAGVILAREFIARGAKELLERSEQMSNAMEF, encoded by the coding sequence ATGAAAATTCGTATCGCAAGTAGAAAATCAGCTCTTGCTATGTGGCAAAGTGAGCATATAAAAAAGCGTTTAGAGGCCGCTGGGCACGAGTGCGAGATTATCAAAATGAGTACCAAAGGCGATGTTATACTAGACACCCCACTAGCTAAAATCGGCGGCAAAGGGCTATTTACCAAAGAACTAGAAAATACTTTGTTAGAAGGACGCGCTGATGTTGCTGTGCATAGCTTAAAAGATGTGCCAACACGCTTTGAAGCAGGACTTGAGCTTGCTTGCGTGTGTAGTCGTGAAAATACCGATGATTGTTTGCTTAGTATGAATTATACTAGCTTAGAGGGCTTAAGACTTGGTGCTAGGGTTGGCACTACGAGCCTGCGCCGTAGAATGCAGATTTTAGCTCGCAGACCAGATCTTAAAGTAATTTCACTTCGTGGAAATGTGAATTCTAGAATTTCAAAGCTTAAAAACGGCGTTTTTGATGCGATTATTTTGGCCCAGGCTGGCATAACTCGCCTTGGGCTAGAAAACCTTGTAAATCACATTAGCCCGCTTGGTAGCGTGCCTGCTATGGGGCAGGGTGCGCTTGGCATTGAAATAGCTAGCCAAAACTCGGCTGTAAAAGAAGCGATCGCCTTTTTAAACGATGAAAAAAGCGTGATCGAGACAAGTATTGAGCGTGCTTTTGTAGATACGCTAAATGGCGGCTGTCAGGCACCTATTGGCATTTCAGCCGTGCTTAGCGGCGATAAAGTGCGAGTTAAAGCCATTTTGGGGCTTGTGGATGGTAGCGAGATTTTGAGTGCTGAGCGTGAGTTTTGCGCTAAGCTTGGCAGCGAGGCTGGGGTGATATTAGCTAGAGAGTTTATCGCTCGTGGAGCAAAAGAGCTTTTAGAACGTAGCGAGCAGATGAGCAACGCTATGGAGTTTTAG